Proteins from a single region of Paenibacillus sp. BIHB 4019:
- a CDS encoding MerR family transcriptional regulator, with protein sequence MAFYIKEAAEKVNLPTHTLRYYEQEGLLPFIKRDEHGNRIFDDNDLLWLDLIVCLRKTDIPLSELRSIVELTKAGDSTAAERKQILEKHKEKMMEKQRDLDSAFIKIKAKLAFYDEIEKKFNEENMPFEA encoded by the coding sequence ATGGCATTTTATATTAAAGAAGCAGCTGAAAAGGTAAATTTGCCTACGCATACACTCCGCTATTATGAACAAGAGGGTCTTTTGCCTTTTATAAAAAGAGATGAGCATGGAAATCGCATTTTTGACGACAACGATTTATTATGGTTGGATCTGATTGTATGTTTACGAAAAACGGATATCCCTCTCTCCGAATTGCGTTCGATTGTGGAATTAACAAAAGCAGGAGACAGCACAGCCGCAGAGCGCAAACAAATATTGGAAAAACATAAAGAGAAAATGATGGAGAAACAACGAGATTTGGATAGCGCCTTTATAAAAATAAAAGCGAAGCTAGCATTTTACGATGAAATAGAAAAGAAATTCAACGAAGAAAACATGCCATTCGAAGCTTAA
- a CDS encoding SMP-30/gluconolactonase/LRE family protein, with protein MNKKGMLLAFSALLFTSLLPQGGAAAAAEAAAGGQAGAAATAVKWPAAAVSGLTSAVLGAAAEVSISAAAAADTATSTTAAAAVTYELQGLKQPWGVTAASGGELLVVSAGSNNISRWNGAAGKLSAAAGGGAAGYADGEAANAAFRTPSFAATDAKGNVYISDTDNHVIRKFAGGKLTTLAGNGEAGYADGEQGTARLNSPTGIVVDAEGNVYVADTLNHVIRRITPEGTVSTFAGQAPSGETGGYVDGEAAKARFNEPAGLAFDEAGRLFIADSGNHVIRVIDKGEVATLAGQKTAVDPLTGYRTGGYQNGAAVDARFNRPRGLAYEGGVLFVADSLNHRIRAVTANGRVATLAGKSAAGDLIGPADQAQFNQPTGLFYRSGKLYISDPPNGNVKALTVNPAQLQPVRNAEDLLSGVDLKPAGAAVQLWLDGKQLTSGPAPYTSGKKVYIPVRSVFSAWGARLDWHAATKTAELHKGDWSLSLKPDSEGKVAITKGVLYIEASHLESLTPFLAAYDAEYRAAVLDSGQ; from the coding sequence ATGAACAAAAAAGGAATGCTGCTAGCCTTCAGCGCGCTGCTGTTCACATCGCTGCTGCCGCAAGGAGGAGCAGCTGCGGCCGCTGAGGCAGCAGCCGGTGGGCAAGCAGGAGCAGCTGCAACGGCAGTGAAATGGCCAGCCGCAGCAGTCAGCGGTTTAACTTCGGCAGTGTTGGGAGCAGCCGCCGAAGTCAGCATTTCCGCAGCGGCTGCTGCGGACACGGCAACCTCAACGACAGCCGCTGCGGCTGTAACCTATGAGCTGCAAGGCTTGAAGCAGCCATGGGGAGTGACAGCAGCGAGCGGGGGCGAGCTGCTCGTAGTGAGTGCGGGCAGCAATAACATCAGCCGCTGGAACGGCGCTGCGGGCAAGCTCAGTGCTGCCGCCGGCGGCGGAGCAGCGGGGTATGCGGATGGGGAAGCGGCAAACGCTGCGTTCCGCACGCCTTCTTTTGCTGCCACGGATGCAAAAGGTAATGTGTACATTAGCGATACAGACAATCATGTTATTCGCAAATTTGCGGGCGGCAAGCTGACGACGCTGGCGGGCAACGGCGAAGCTGGCTATGCAGATGGCGAGCAGGGCACGGCGCGTTTAAACTCGCCTACAGGTATTGTGGTTGATGCCGAGGGCAACGTTTATGTGGCCGATACGCTTAATCATGTTATTCGGCGGATTACGCCGGAGGGCACGGTATCGACATTTGCTGGGCAAGCACCGTCAGGAGAGACGGGTGGTTACGTAGACGGGGAAGCAGCCAAGGCGCGTTTTAACGAGCCTGCTGGGCTTGCTTTTGACGAAGCCGGACGTCTTTTTATCGCGGATAGTGGAAATCATGTAATTAGGGTAATAGATAAAGGAGAGGTTGCGACGCTTGCAGGCCAAAAGACGGCAGTCGATCCTTTAACCGGCTATCGCACGGGAGGCTATCAAAATGGGGCTGCTGTCGATGCGCGCTTCAACCGGCCGCGGGGGCTTGCTTATGAGGGTGGCGTTCTGTTCGTAGCGGACAGCCTCAATCACCGGATTCGCGCCGTGACGGCGAATGGCCGAGTTGCAACGCTGGCTGGAAAAAGTGCTGCCGGTGACCTTATCGGTCCAGCGGATCAGGCCCAATTCAATCAGCCCACAGGGCTCTTTTATCGCTCAGGAAAGCTGTATATTTCCGATCCCCCGAATGGCAATGTGAAGGCGCTGACGGTTAATCCGGCTCAATTGCAGCCTGTTCGTAATGCCGAGGATCTACTCTCTGGCGTTGATTTGAAGCCTGCGGGAGCAGCGGTGCAGCTATGGCTGGATGGCAAGCAGCTGACGAGCGGCCCTGCGCCTTACACGAGTGGGAAAAAGGTGTATATTCCGGTTCGAAGCGTCTTTTCAGCATGGGGTGCTAGGCTGGACTGGCATGCTGCAACGAAAACCGCTGAGCTGCATAAAGGCGATTGGTCGCTGAGCCTTAAGCCGGATTCCGAGGGGAAAGTGGCGATAACGAAAGGCGTGCTTTATATTGAGGCCAGCCACTTGGAGAGCTTAACGCCATTCCTTGCCGCCTATGATGCCGAATACCGTGCTGCTGTCCTAGATAGCGGGCAATAA
- a CDS encoding MFS transporter, producing the protein MDKRNRFFIFILTLGVFGILNTEMGIVGILPLIADHFHVSVSKAGLLVSLFALAVAISGPTMPLLFSGINRKKAMLLVLGVFVLGNLVSIFASNFAILIIARVIPAFLHPVYVTIALTAAAASVSKEDAPKATAKIFMGVTGGLILGAPISSLIASTTSLEMAMLFFTIVNAIAFIAIFLFVPSMPVKEKLSYGSQIRVLKRPIIWLSIVGVIFMNAAMYGVSSYLAVYLETVTNVPAKTISFMLFIFGGASIIGNIVAGKLLTKNALKSVASFPFVLAAVYILLLLLGQFTVPMAFVLFVFGIVVALGNNIGQYWITSAAPEAPEFSNGLFLTAGNLGVTVGTSIGGLFISGMGTPYVVIGGFLFLILSVILILLRIYMHSPAKQLSS; encoded by the coding sequence ATGGATAAAAGAAACCGTTTCTTTATATTTATATTGACCCTAGGTGTTTTCGGCATCTTAAATACGGAAATGGGCATCGTCGGGATATTGCCTCTAATTGCTGATCACTTTCATGTCAGTGTATCCAAAGCAGGGCTGCTAGTGAGTCTGTTCGCCCTTGCTGTTGCCATATCGGGACCCACTATGCCGTTATTATTTTCGGGCATCAATCGCAAGAAGGCCATGCTGCTTGTACTAGGCGTCTTCGTTCTGGGTAACCTGGTCTCCATTTTCGCTTCAAACTTTGCCATTCTAATCATTGCGCGTGTCATTCCAGCCTTTTTACATCCCGTCTATGTCACAATAGCTTTGACAGCAGCAGCTGCCTCCGTTAGCAAGGAAGACGCTCCAAAAGCTACTGCCAAAATATTTATGGGAGTAACGGGAGGGCTAATACTCGGTGCGCCTATCTCTAGTCTTATTGCTAGTACAACTTCACTTGAGATGGCAATGTTATTTTTTACGATCGTAAATGCGATAGCGTTTATTGCTATATTTCTATTTGTGCCCTCTATGCCCGTTAAGGAAAAACTCTCTTATGGATCTCAAATACGTGTATTAAAAAGACCAATTATTTGGCTATCCATCGTTGGGGTTATTTTTATGAATGCAGCGATGTATGGTGTTAGCAGTTACCTTGCAGTGTACCTGGAGACCGTCACGAATGTGCCTGCGAAAACGATCAGTTTCATGTTATTCATATTCGGTGGCGCAAGTATAATAGGAAATATCGTCGCAGGAAAGCTGCTTACTAAAAACGCCTTAAAATCAGTAGCCTCTTTTCCATTCGTATTAGCAGCCGTTTACATCCTATTGCTGTTATTGGGACAGTTCACTGTACCTATGGCTTTCGTTCTTTTTGTTTTTGGAATAGTCGTGGCTTTAGGCAATAATATTGGCCAATATTGGATTACGTCTGCCGCCCCAGAAGCTCCTGAATTTTCAAATGGCTTGTTTTTAACCGCTGGCAACTTAGGGGTAACCGTCGGGACGTCTATAGGAGGATTATTTATTTCGGGAATGGGTACGCCATACGTCGTAATAGGTGGATTCCTGTTTTTGATATTGAGCGTAATATTAATTTTACTGAGAATATACATGCATAGTCCTGCAAAACAGCTTTCCTCATAA
- a CDS encoding DUF1304 domain-containing protein, with the protein MLAAIFVALVAAEHLYILAMEMFLWTKPRTRKTFNLTPEFAEQTKSLAANQGLYNGFLAAGLIWGLVHPNADFGYQIQLFFLICVLVAALYGGLTTKRSILVMQGLPALIALLLVLFT; encoded by the coding sequence ATGTTAGCTGCTATATTCGTTGCCCTTGTGGCTGCCGAGCATTTGTACATATTGGCTATGGAAATGTTTTTGTGGACGAAACCTCGGACGCGCAAAACATTCAATTTGACGCCTGAGTTTGCTGAGCAAACCAAGTCGCTTGCCGCCAATCAAGGATTATATAATGGATTTCTCGCCGCTGGCCTGATTTGGGGCCTTGTGCATCCGAATGCCGATTTCGGCTATCAAATCCAGCTGTTTTTCCTCATTTGCGTACTCGTTGCTGCATTGTACGGCGGTCTTACGACTAAACGCTCCATCTTGGTTATGCAGGGGCTGCCTGCGCTAATTGCGCTGCTGCTTGTGCTGTTTACCTAG
- a CDS encoding adenylate/guanylate cyclase domain-containing protein, whose translation MKIKLKHVMAVLTALALLCLYRGTFSQAEFYFQDHVMQRESPIDTQIVIVAVDDQSLEDLGTWPWSRSAHAQLVDTLSEGKPAVIAFDVTFATSSDEEPDSEFVDAVARAGNVVLPVYGTFPDSARLGAIEAEALSEPFEGLKEAAAATGHINTITDSDRVVRKALYAFNKDGQQIDSFSWEIYKLYMQRLGKEADASKLPLDGFQRFPIAYTGGPDQYETISYSAVLGGDVPADYFTNKIVLIGPYAVGFNDDYLTPMNDKQAMNGVEIHANILEQLMEQNFKRELDWKWNALVLLAAAVLAYYLFRKLNMLLSFLSVAVLIAVFIAGGRYLYGQGILLSLGYVVPLLAASCLAVVIFNYVSELVERRRVTDIFGRYVAPQVVSQILKNGEDGLKLGGSRRVLTVLFVDIRGFTPLSEKAEPEEIVEILNEYLDLTASCIFQQEGTLDKFIGDATMAIFNAPLLLDDHPMKAVRAAWAMKQGSVQLEKKLTERFGFGVKFGIGIHTGPAVFGNIGSKTRMDYTAIGDTVNTAARLESHAKPGQIVLSESTHEAVKDRILAESLGEIKVKGKEQGIHIYELEGLK comes from the coding sequence TTGAAAATCAAGCTTAAGCATGTTATGGCTGTCCTGACGGCGCTAGCTTTGCTGTGTCTATATCGGGGGACGTTTTCACAGGCGGAATTTTATTTCCAGGACCATGTGATGCAGCGGGAAAGCCCGATTGATACACAAATCGTCATCGTAGCTGTCGACGATCAAAGCTTGGAGGATTTGGGCACCTGGCCGTGGAGCCGCAGTGCGCATGCGCAGCTGGTGGACACGCTAAGCGAGGGCAAGCCGGCGGTCATTGCATTTGATGTAACCTTTGCGACGAGCTCGGATGAGGAGCCGGACAGCGAGTTTGTCGATGCGGTTGCGAGAGCAGGCAATGTCGTTCTGCCTGTCTACGGTACCTTCCCCGACTCTGCGCGCTTAGGCGCGATTGAAGCGGAGGCGCTTTCCGAGCCGTTTGAAGGCTTGAAGGAGGCTGCGGCAGCGACTGGTCATATTAACACGATTACCGATTCAGATCGGGTCGTTCGCAAGGCGCTGTATGCTTTTAATAAAGACGGCCAGCAAATAGACAGTTTTTCATGGGAAATTTACAAGCTGTACATGCAGCGTTTAGGCAAGGAGGCAGATGCGTCGAAGCTGCCGCTCGACGGCTTTCAGCGTTTCCCTATCGCTTATACGGGCGGTCCCGATCAGTATGAGACGATTTCTTATTCGGCCGTGCTGGGCGGCGACGTTCCGGCGGACTATTTTACGAATAAAATCGTCTTGATTGGCCCTTACGCTGTCGGGTTTAACGATGATTATTTGACGCCAATGAACGATAAGCAGGCGATGAACGGCGTTGAAATTCATGCCAATATCCTTGAGCAGCTCATGGAGCAGAATTTCAAGCGGGAGCTGGATTGGAAATGGAATGCGCTCGTGCTGCTCGCTGCCGCAGTGCTGGCTTATTATTTGTTCCGCAAGCTCAATATGCTGCTGTCTTTCCTGTCGGTTGCGGTGCTTATCGCCGTATTTATCGCGGGCGGACGTTATTTATATGGGCAAGGCATTTTGCTGTCGCTTGGTTATGTGGTGCCGCTGCTGGCAGCCAGCTGTCTGGCGGTCGTCATTTTCAACTATGTAAGCGAGCTGGTGGAGCGGCGGCGGGTGACGGATATTTTTGGCCGGTATGTGGCGCCGCAGGTCGTCAGCCAGATTTTGAAAAATGGCGAGGACGGCTTGAAGCTCGGCGGAAGCAGGCGCGTCCTGACGGTGCTGTTCGTCGATATTCGCGGCTTTACGCCGCTGTCGGAGAAGGCGGAGCCGGAGGAGATCGTCGAAATTTTGAATGAGTATTTGGATTTGACCGCCAGCTGCATCTTTCAGCAGGAGGGGACGCTGGACAAGTTTATTGGCGATGCGACGATGGCGATCTTCAATGCGCCGCTGCTGCTGGATGATCATCCGATGAAAGCGGTCCGCGCCGCATGGGCGATGAAGCAGGGCTCAGTGCAGCTTGAGAAGAAGCTCACCGAGCGCTTCGGCTTTGGCGTGAAATTCGGAATCGGCATCCATACGGGACCTGCGGTTTTCGGCAACATCGGCTCCAAAACGCGGATGGACTACACGGCAATTGGCGATACGGTCAATACGGCTGCCAGGCTGGAGAGCCATGCAAAGCCGGGGCAAATTGTGCTTAGCGAGTCGACGCATGAGGCGGTCAAGGATCGCATTTTGGCGGAATCGCTTGGAGAAATAAAGGTCAAGGGCAAGGAGCAGGGCATTCACATTTATGAATTGGAGGGATTAAAATGA
- a CDS encoding NAD(P)-dependent alcohol dehydrogenase, with product MCNIDNNRTTTHVLSVSNARAPFEKTTIERRELRPHDILIDIKFSGICHSDIHSAFGEWGGGIFPMVPGHEIAGVVEAVGTEVTKYAVGDRVGVGCFVDSCGQCEYCLSGEEQYCTKGVINTYNGLDYDGNPTYGGYSQKIVVTEGFVVRIPDSLDMNVASPLLCAGITTFSPLKHWKAGPGKKVAIVGMGGLGHVAIQFAHAMGAEVTVLSRSNHKKEEALAFGADYYFATSDSATFAQLAGRFDLILNTVSANLDVDAYLSLLRIDGTLVNVGAPAEPDQYQVFSLIMGRRSIAGSLVGGIRETQEMLNFAAEHGIAPMIEVIRADQVDEAYERVLKSDVRYRFVIDISTL from the coding sequence ATGTGCAATATTGATAATAATAGGACTACGACACATGTTCTGAGTGTATCAAATGCAAGGGCACCGTTTGAAAAGACTACTATTGAGCGTAGAGAATTACGGCCCCATGATATTCTGATAGATATTAAGTTTAGCGGCATTTGCCATTCTGATATTCATAGTGCATTCGGAGAATGGGGCGGTGGAATCTTTCCGATGGTTCCTGGCCACGAAATTGCCGGAGTTGTAGAAGCAGTAGGAACAGAAGTGACCAAATATGCTGTTGGTGACCGCGTAGGCGTTGGCTGTTTTGTTGATTCCTGCGGACAATGCGAATACTGCCTCAGTGGCGAGGAGCAATATTGTACGAAAGGTGTCATCAATACCTATAATGGGCTAGACTACGACGGCAATCCAACATACGGTGGATATAGCCAAAAAATCGTTGTAACCGAAGGGTTCGTAGTCCGTATACCAGACAGTCTGGATATGAATGTGGCAAGCCCGCTATTATGTGCAGGCATTACTACATTTTCTCCCTTAAAGCACTGGAAAGCTGGCCCAGGCAAGAAGGTTGCCATTGTGGGAATGGGAGGTCTTGGTCACGTAGCCATTCAATTCGCTCATGCTATGGGTGCTGAAGTTACCGTATTGAGCCGCTCTAATCATAAGAAAGAGGAAGCATTGGCATTTGGCGCAGATTATTATTTTGCGACAAGTGACTCCGCTACCTTTGCGCAATTAGCAGGCCGCTTTGATTTGATCTTAAATACCGTCTCGGCAAATCTGGATGTTGATGCGTATTTATCTCTGCTTCGCATTGATGGAACACTTGTAAATGTTGGCGCACCGGCTGAACCAGACCAGTATCAAGTGTTTTCATTAATTATGGGCCGCCGCAGCATTGCCGGTTCACTCGTTGGCGGAATTCGTGAAACCCAGGAAATGCTCAATTTCGCAGCTGAACATGGCATTGCTCCAATGATTGAAGTAATCCGTGCAGACCAAGTCGACGAAGCGTATGAACGTGTCCTCAAAAGTGATGTGCGTTATCGGTTCGTTATTGATATCTCTACTTTGTAA
- a CDS encoding Lrp/AsnC family transcriptional regulator produces MLDHTDKRIIEELSKNGRISMKELGQLVHLTGQAAANRVSRLEEEGFIEGYTIRLNQEKAGLPVHAFIQIFMHGLYHAPYIAFVQQQAAIIHHYKTGGDSCYMMECRFPSNAALDQFLTELNEHANYRLTIVINQTL; encoded by the coding sequence ATGCTGGATCATACGGATAAACGCATCATTGAAGAGCTGTCGAAAAATGGCCGCATCTCGATGAAGGAGCTTGGCCAGCTCGTTCATTTGACTGGACAGGCTGCTGCGAATCGTGTCAGCCGGCTGGAGGAAGAGGGATTTATCGAGGGTTATACGATACGCCTGAATCAGGAGAAGGCGGGACTCCCTGTCCATGCCTTTATCCAAATTTTTATGCATGGATTGTATCATGCTCCCTATATAGCGTTTGTACAGCAGCAGGCAGCTATCATTCATCATTATAAAACGGGCGGAGACAGCTGCTATATGATGGAATGCCGCTTTCCTTCCAATGCCGCGCTTGACCAGTTTCTCACGGAGCTAAATGAGCATGCCAATTACAGGCTGACGATCGTCATTAATCAGACGCTTTAA
- a CDS encoding phytoene/squalene synthase family protein, translated as MTMLQQTSRTFYIPISRLESGLKEAVAAAYLCMRAIDEIEDHNDISDQLKVKLLVGMEEAFQSPDVTEATQKLLSPYEDVLPAVSMRVNEWAELCPSTVARTIYRYIAMMSKQMAEWVEKGWHIHTEEDLDRYTYSVAGMVGEMLSEIWLWFDGTKSDTVKAVAFGRGLQAVNILRNRDEDLERGVDFYPDGWGPKEMLAYTRRNLKVADAYIAELKKGPALSFCKIPLTLAHATVNLIAAGGNKLTRDAVLKLVNRLN; from the coding sequence ATGACCATGCTGCAGCAAACAAGCCGGACTTTCTATATTCCTATCAGCCGTCTGGAGTCTGGCTTGAAGGAAGCTGTAGCAGCTGCATATCTGTGTATGCGGGCTATTGATGAAATAGAGGATCATAACGACATCTCAGACCAATTGAAAGTCAAGCTGCTCGTCGGAATGGAAGAAGCTTTCCAGTCTCCTGATGTAACAGAAGCCACACAGAAGCTATTGTCTCCCTATGAGGATGTATTGCCAGCTGTATCTATGCGGGTAAATGAATGGGCGGAGCTATGTCCGTCGACTGTTGCCCGCACCATCTATCGCTATATTGCGATGATGTCAAAGCAAATGGCAGAATGGGTAGAAAAAGGCTGGCACATCCATACGGAGGAGGATCTCGACCGTTATACATACAGCGTAGCTGGGATGGTAGGCGAGATGCTGTCGGAAATCTGGTTATGGTTTGATGGAACGAAATCGGATACGGTGAAGGCAGTTGCTTTTGGCCGTGGACTGCAAGCCGTCAATATTCTTCGCAACCGCGACGAGGATTTGGAGCGGGGCGTGGACTTTTATCCAGATGGCTGGGGGCCGAAGGAAATGCTGGCGTATACACGCCGCAATCTGAAGGTTGCGGATGCGTATATCGCAGAACTGAAGAAGGGTCCAGCTCTAAGCTTCTGCAAGATTCCGCTCACGCTGGCTCATGCAACCGTGAACCTCATTGCTGCTGGCGGCAACAAGCTGACGCGCGATGCGGTGCTCAAGCTGGTTAACCGATTGAACTGA
- a CDS encoding MBL fold metallo-hydrolase: MQITQIRNATLKINYGGLAFLIDPFLAPKGTYRPFPNTANQEQFNPTVELPFPAEQLLPVDAVIVTHLHVDHFDQAAAELLPKDMVIFAQNEHDAAAIREKGFEQVRIFTPSAQLGEVSLSRTYGRHGTGEIGERMGEVSGIVFQHAQEQTLYVAGDTIWCEETQAAIEKYEPSVIVVNGGAAQFLQGGPILMTKEDIYYAHLAAPQAVIISSHMGAVNHCMLSRPELREYAAGKGLSGVILVPEDGETIIS; this comes from the coding sequence ATGCAAATAACTCAAATCCGCAATGCAACTTTGAAAATAAATTACGGCGGCCTTGCCTTTTTGATCGACCCTTTCTTGGCGCCCAAAGGCACCTATCGGCCTTTCCCCAATACAGCTAACCAAGAGCAGTTTAATCCGACGGTCGAGCTGCCCTTCCCAGCGGAGCAACTGCTCCCTGTTGATGCTGTTATTGTTACGCATTTGCATGTGGATCATTTTGATCAGGCGGCGGCGGAGCTTCTGCCGAAGGACATGGTGATTTTTGCCCAAAACGAGCATGATGCGGCAGCGATTCGCGAGAAAGGCTTTGAGCAGGTGCGGATTTTCACACCATCGGCACAGCTCGGGGAAGTCAGCCTCAGCCGAACCTATGGACGGCACGGCACAGGGGAAATCGGCGAGCGTATGGGCGAGGTGTCGGGAATCGTGTTTCAGCATGCGCAGGAGCAGACGCTTTATGTGGCGGGAGATACGATTTGGTGCGAGGAGACGCAAGCGGCAATCGAGAAGTACGAACCGTCAGTCATCGTCGTGAATGGCGGCGCCGCACAGTTTTTACAAGGGGGTCCCATCCTGATGACGAAGGAAGATATATATTATGCGCATCTCGCGGCGCCGCAGGCGGTTATCATCTCCTCCCATATGGGGGCGGTCAATCATTGCATGCTGTCCAGACCGGAACTGCGCGAATATGCAGCAGGCAAAGGGCTAAGCGGCGTAATCCTCGTGCCAGAGGACGGCGAAACGATTATTAGTTAA
- a CDS encoding FecR domain-containing protein, with translation MRSFKWLLVLLVVCYAALPTAAWAKDTDKVGKLTSVSGKAEVKKGGGTKSFSAFKGMAITQGDTIKTGSNGKVSMDLDSDKEVTIGANTTLLISQLVKSASALGGKTKLTLQNGSVVIQVKKKLTGDSRFEIETPTATMGVMGTKFAVSYEQDISYVGVLEGVVSVTGEAGERIAALLANEQIKLNQAGEGSKGTLVLGDLPLVALEKLLEELEQAAGTEANAALKQQISELVKQKQAEQDKAAEAEGKPFNKPTIVYVQPASSMPASSGGSSGSGSGGSTPTPTPAVTPTPEATPTPAATATPEATPTPVPTETPIETVPPTPTPVVYEGAPEADTAAFYGNPYPYFINSTTIVVPFTMLLAFNEQEEEPDRTLMDGVIFAINNPEFFWEVESATLDGKNLVIKLANELPLNSRLYISVRGDYLKNAQTDEVQADFTELGRDGNDIDFKPALSQTDLRYVQNLIITPVMDDILVYHLGYSNANLTMTLENEEGPVAFDSEVAYYTQMGGENHFTFTFEPRWLETLDAAAAPYTLSVKLDLDGTEVADLTMNITVEDSRDLPYFDEEAFNSDRDLYIKDDHTFVLPFTTEIIYNEQAFPDQGLAQQVEFWIYDEQGELSRKLPLEYVEISGSELSIHLAEGVPRGTGILITIAGNSLKNPEKDKAQPDRLQTPEGTLFAVSYSPGYVKHVRGSSMPQPPVIRFNTLGDDLGEVRLYSGSEIGSKIVDAANYTMAQEPGRGPTITLTEAFYNRLDAGSYFVEVLIMQNGQEVSSALIEILILPNPL, from the coding sequence ATGAGAAGCTTCAAATGGCTGCTTGTGTTATTAGTCGTGTGCTATGCGGCGCTGCCTACAGCTGCATGGGCGAAGGATACCGATAAAGTCGGCAAGCTGACGTCTGTTTCGGGTAAAGCCGAGGTGAAGAAGGGCGGCGGCACAAAAAGCTTCAGTGCGTTCAAGGGCATGGCGATTACGCAGGGAGATACGATTAAGACAGGAAGCAACGGCAAAGTCAGCATGGACCTCGACAGCGACAAGGAAGTGACGATTGGAGCGAACACGACGCTGCTGATCAGCCAGCTGGTCAAAAGCGCCAGCGCGCTTGGCGGCAAGACGAAGCTGACGCTCCAGAATGGTTCAGTCGTTATTCAGGTGAAAAAGAAGCTCACTGGCGATTCCCGCTTCGAAATCGAGACGCCAACAGCGACAATGGGCGTTATGGGCACTAAATTCGCTGTTTCATATGAACAGGATATCAGCTATGTCGGCGTTCTCGAAGGTGTCGTAAGCGTCACCGGAGAGGCTGGCGAACGAATCGCGGCTCTTTTGGCAAATGAGCAAATCAAGCTGAATCAAGCAGGCGAAGGCTCGAAAGGAACGCTGGTGCTGGGCGATCTGCCGCTCGTCGCGCTGGAGAAGCTGCTGGAGGAGCTGGAGCAAGCGGCCGGCACGGAAGCGAATGCGGCGCTTAAGCAGCAAATAAGCGAGCTGGTGAAGCAAAAGCAAGCGGAGCAGGATAAGGCGGCAGAGGCGGAAGGGAAGCCTTTCAACAAGCCGACTATCGTATATGTTCAGCCCGCTTCTAGCATGCCAGCGAGCAGTGGAGGAAGCAGCGGTTCTGGTTCTGGCGGAAGCACGCCAACGCCGACACCTGCCGTGACGCCAACACCAGAAGCCACGCCAACGCCTGCTGCTACCGCAACACCGGAGGCAACGCCAACACCAGTACCAACAGAAACGCCGATAGAAACAGTGCCGCCAACGCCGACGCCAGTCGTGTATGAAGGGGCGCCAGAGGCGGATACGGCTGCTTTTTACGGCAATCCATATCCTTATTTCATAAATAGCACGACAATCGTCGTTCCGTTCACGATGCTGCTTGCCTTCAATGAGCAGGAGGAAGAACCGGATCGGACGCTTATGGACGGCGTTATTTTTGCGATTAATAATCCGGAATTTTTCTGGGAAGTAGAGAGCGCAACGCTAGACGGCAAAAATTTGGTTATAAAACTAGCTAATGAGCTTCCGCTCAATTCCAGACTGTATATATCTGTACGCGGCGATTATTTGAAAAACGCTCAAACGGACGAAGTACAGGCGGACTTTACCGAACTTGGCCGGGATGGCAATGATATTGATTTTAAACCAGCACTTAGCCAAACGGACTTGCGATATGTACAAAACTTGATTATAACGCCTGTAATGGACGATATTCTCGTCTATCATCTTGGCTATAGCAATGCCAATTTGACGATGACTTTGGAGAACGAAGAAGGCCCGGTAGCTTTTGATTCCGAGGTGGCGTATTACACGCAAATGGGAGGGGAAAATCATTTCACCTTCACGTTTGAACCTAGGTGGCTAGAAACTTTGGATGCAGCAGCAGCGCCTTATACGTTGTCGGTCAAGCTGGATTTGGACGGCACAGAAGTTGCTGATCTGACCATGAATATAACGGTGGAGGACTCGCGCGACCTGCCTTATTTTGACGAGGAGGCCTTCAATAGCGATCGAGACCTTTATATTAAAGATGACCATACGTTTGTTTTGCCCTTCACGACAGAGATTATTTATAATGAGCAAGCTTTTCCTGATCAAGGACTCGCACAGCAAGTAGAGTTCTGGATTTATGACGAGCAAGGCGAATTAAGCAGGAAGCTGCCGCTTGAATATGTCGAAATATCGGGCTCGGAGCTGTCTATCCATTTGGCTGAAGGTGTCCCGCGAGGCACAGGGATTTTAATAACGATTGCCGGAAACAGCTTGAAAAATCCAGAAAAGGATAAAGCTCAGCCGGATAGGCTTCAAACGCCTGAGGGCACTTTATTTGCCGTATCTTACAGCCCGGGATACGTGAAGCATGTCAGAGGCAGCAGTATGCCTCAGCCCCCAGTTATTCGCTTTAATACGTTGGGTGATGACTTAGGGGAGGTCCGCTTATATAGTGGCTCGGAGATTGGATCGAAAATCGTGGATGCAGCGAATTATACGATGGCGCAGGAGCCGGGCAGAGGCCCTACGATTACACTAACAGAAGCTTTTTATAACCGTTTGGATGCAGGAAGTTATTTTGTTGAAGTCCTAATTATGCAAAATGGGCAGGAAGTCAGCTCAGCCCTCATTGAAATTTTGATTTTGCCGAACCCATTATAA